TGAGAAACCTACACCAAAAGTAACTACACAAGGGAGGAATCATCTGTTCCATAGATACTCAAACTAACATAGTTCCTCTAAAATTTGAGATCAGCTTGAGCAGCAACCGATCTTCTTGACCTCAGACACATCCCCCTTAGACCCGACATTAACACTCTGTCCTTTAGGGACACCAGACCGATCATCATCACCAACATCCAAAGCCTTCTTGCTAGCCACACGGTATATCTGAGAAAGCAGCTGCGTGAAAGCATCCTCCACATTCAAAGCTTCCAATGCAGACGTCTCCATAAAGAAAGTCTTCTCCCTCTCAGCAAAGGCTGTCGCATCCTCGGTAGAAACAGCTCTGAGATGACGCAGATCAGCCTTGTTCCCAACGAGCATAATAACAATGTTGGCGTCATGAGTGTGGTCCCTAAGCTCCTTGAGCCATCTCTCAACGTTCTCAAAGGTCACATGCCGTGTAACATCGTACACAAGTAGAGCTCCTAGAGCTCCTCGATAGTATGCACTAGTGATCGCTCGGTATCTTCCCAAACAACAAAATAAAAATCAAATCTTTTGAGTTCTTGAGATTGGTTAAAGGATGAAACTTTTACTGGAAAGTTTATACCTTTCTTGACCGGCGGTGTCCCAAATCTGAGCTTTGACGATTTTGTCGTCGACGTGAATGGTTCTGGTGGCGAACTCGACGCCGATGGTGGATTTGGACTCGAGGCTGAACTCGTTGCGCGTGAATCGAGAGAGGAGGTTGGATTTGCCGACGCCGGAGTCTCCGATTAGTACCACCTTGTAGAGGAAATCGTAATCGTCGTCAGCTGTATACGTCGCCATAGGAAGATTCTTGGGTAATCGCTCAGAAAGGGGAAGAAGAAACGCACAAGATAGATGATAAGAAACATTTATGTTATATACTACGCATCGAACATATGTTACAAGCAGCTCCCGTAGCTCAGTTGGTTAGAGCGTTGGTCTTATGAGCCGAAGGTCGCGGGTTCGAGCCCCGCCGGGAGCAGCTAAATTATCATTTTCCTCCCAATCTTTTCTTTTGTCATCCTTCATTTTGATTAGTTTTCCCAATACTTGCCGAAAACTAATTAATTTATCAGAAGCAACCCCACCTTGTAATTGAAGAAAAGATCAAACAACCACCTTCACCATTGGTTGAAATGTCAATCAACAAGATGGGTTTTTTCACCATAAAGAGAACGAAGCTTCAACCCTCTCCCTATCCCCATTTACTTAAAACCCACTCAACATTAACATTCGTGTGCCTTACAAGAAACAACACACATTAACACTCCATCTCACTATCACATAATGCGATTAAATCTTCAACCTTCAATATCTTCTCGAATAAAATCTTTTATTCTTCTAAATCTCTCAGATTTTTACTAACAATCTTCTTTTTGTTATGGGATCTGGATGGTTGCTCCGGTCTCTCATATGTTTCAAAGCAGAAAAACATACAAAATCAAACCAAAGCAACGTTAGTAAAATCTCTGTTTTAGTCCCTT
This sequence is a window from Brassica oleracea var. oleracea cultivar TO1000 chromosome C1, BOL, whole genome shotgun sequence. Protein-coding genes within it:
- the LOC106326902 gene encoding ras-related protein RABA1g-like, translated to MATYTADDDYDFLYKVVLIGDSGVGKSNLLSRFTRNEFSLESKSTIGVEFATRTIHVDDKIVKAQIWDTAGQERYRAITSAYYRGALGALLVYDVTRHVTFENVERWLKELRDHTHDANIVIMLVGNKADLRHLRAVSTEDATAFAEREKTFFMETSALEALNVEDAFTQLLSQIYRVASKKALDVGDDDRSGVPKGQSVNVGSKGDVSEVKKIGCCSS